The Arabidopsis thaliana chromosome 5, partial sequence genomic interval GTCaatgaagaaagaaatcaaaatgaaGCAGAAGGCATACCAATCTTATTGTGTGTTAGATCAAGTGTTCGCACTGCTCTCTCCATTTCAATCACTTCATCAGGAAATGTCTactcaacaaaacaaatcaaaaaaacagaaaattcacCAATCAAGAGATAATCAGCCAATCCAGTCttaacaaaaccctagaacaAATTCGTATGCTGCATTGATGACACAATCACAAAGTTCAGTGCTTTTCGTCTCTATCAATCATTCAAACAAGagacaataacaacaacacacaTAGAATAAACATCTCTACAAAGTCATATAGACAGATAGAAACAAGTTTGTCAATCAATTCCAAGTGGAGACAAGTATACCTTCAATTTGGAGTCGCGGAGACCAACAATGCCTGTAGATCGCCAGCGTGAGATCCGATTAGCCTTTGAACCACCAGCTGTATTGCTCGCGCAACACCCCATTTTTGTGTTTCCGATTCTTCGCCGATCGTCGCAGTAGATTTCGATTagatgatttatataaataatgaagaaatCTCAGATACCCAGAGAAAGTTTCAAAGTAATCTGATTGCTAAAAGAGATGGCTTTTGgggtcaaaatttggtttttgaggTTTAGGTGAGGGTCAAGGTCTCTGTCTCGCTCGCGGGTTATATAGAAAGAAAGCCAAATTCGTccccaaaaacagaaaaatataatttggaaaagtaaaaagacCCTAAATTTGATAAAAGTGCTTAGCTTTGGAAACTCGAAGATCggtaagaaatcaaaatcaaaatcatttcgAGCCCCAAGACTCAAATACTATTGAGTCAATGAACTAAACTTCAGATTTTATCTTGGTATTGGTGATCCCACTAATCAAATCGAGGGAAATTTCAGATATCTATGTTACCAAAGACTCATTTTTGAAGTACTTAAACTTGTCTTCTGACCACATTACCTGTCTTGTTTCTTACATAACCTCTTACCTTTCAATCATACCTAAACATTTTGTTTgcaaaatctttcttttagtggttctatttttaaaactttcgTTGTTAAACGTCTTTTTCTTGGTTCTAAACTTCTAACTAATGATAGTGTTGTTAAACCAAcgtatatatgatattaacCAGAAAAATGGCTTGTTTTATTACAAGAAAACGAGgtttcttttgatatatagCCCCTTCCTCAAGCAACAGCATGGTCggactaatttttttttttcttttccatttattttattctcatACCCATCTCGTtaaatttcaaaccaaaaacactaataaCTCAAATTCGAAACCGACCAGTCAACCAAGTTATGAAGTTGATGTGAAAAGCCAAAATGTGAAGTCTTTTGACTTGATATCGTTTGTATTATATACTGAATATCAAAGAACTCAGCCCAtaatttcaaaagttttatgAATGGTAAACATTAGGAACAAACACGCAGCAAAAAGAACAGGAAGTAAGAAGCCTAATAATACTATTTCTAGAAAATAATCACAAATTAAGAACATGGTTCATCTATATGTACATACATGATTCTTCTCAAAATTCTATTTGATATAGAAAAGGAAcccataataataaaatatgagaaaGACAGAGATAATTAAACACGTTTTGCTTTCATTCACTATGAGAACAGCCAAAAATCTAGGAACCAGATTCCAATTTTTGGTTCCTTTTTCCTACTTCCACACAGAACCCGCTTTGTCAATCAGCGGATTTCGATCTTCAAGACTTTTTAACATTCCCTTCATTAGGCAGAGGTACAAGATATGTAAAATACACGcatttgtaaatatttgtaaCTAACCAGTGATGATTGATTGGTTGTTGAAGAGGGAAGGTTTTGTcttctgtcttttctttttttttcccctgtTTTAAGTTAGCCGTAGAGCCATTTCTTGAAGCAGCGTTCGTTTCTGAGAAGCGTTTATCACTTGATTGGTTTCTGCATTCTCTAGAACATCTGTGATTATAGCTGCTGCGTGACCCAGTGGCTCTTCCGCGGCTCTCTTTAGCATGAAAGCCTGGTGCAAGTGAAGGTAAGtgagaaaactaaaaacagTTTCACAAAAAATGGTTCGAGCTTTTAGAGgagttaagaaaaaacagaagacCACAAACTTTTACAATCTAGTGCAACTTTTTCTCAGTAGAAAACTTGATTTGAATCCAGAATCTAAGTTAGGGAAATGGAGAGAAGAACCTGGCCATGGTGCGATATGGTTAAGGTACATGGTTGCTGATTCCAAGGCTCTCCATCAATTTGCACTGGTAAAGGCGCACAAAGTTGTATCTTGACTGCTGACCCTTGAGCTAGCCTTCTCGCACGAGACAACCCGACCTGAAgatgtgaaaacaaaacaaaaatcaatttatgtTAGTTTTTAGGTTACCAGTCAAATGTATACAAATAAGACATAAGAGTACAAATATAACCTGAAGTTTCCCAAGGTGCCATGTCCCAGATATACTCACAACTTCAACTATCTTGTCGTGCATCGATTGCGGATCAAAGTTTTCATATGTTTCATCTTCATTCTGCCATAAATCCACCCCTCCCATGTAACTTCCAATGTTTGCAACCAGTATTCCTTCCGCATCCTTCAGAGATTTAGCATAGAGAAGTTAGAGCATTAATTATCATGCGGGTCGTATCTGTAAGGTATCTGTGACTCACCTCAGGAACCTCGATGTCAACACCATCCACCTCAACTCGAACTTGCCAAGGGAAATCTTCGAATGTTCTGTCCATTATACTCCTTGCACCTTCTCTGGCATAGAGGACTTTGTTCATAAACTGCACATGGAGACCATTCAAATATCAGTTTCATGGACTAAAGGATTAACCATACAGCTTCTCTACAATATATGCCAGTTATATCATGATTGTGAAATATAGAAATACAGTTTTCCTGAggttatatcaaaattttatcaattaatGTTCATTTGGTTACCTGGCTATAAAATCTCTCTGGATTCTCCTCCCGTAGATTGTGAATCTCAAGGGCAACCTTAGCATCACACCCAACCCCTGTTAAGATTAGCAAAGTTAGCAACAATTTATAGGCTATGGGTTCAAGATAGCAGTCATATCATTTACAAGGGTAATATACACAACGGGAATGGTTCAAACCATTCTTCATGAATTTATTTAAAGAATCTAtcattatacaattttaatttatatagacTTTAAATGCAAACTGCCGTgttaaattgtaaataattttaaccCCGAGATAAGTCTTGATAAGAGTAATATATACGGGACAAAAGTTGCAAACAGAACTAAAGGACTCTGGATACAAATGAAACTGCCCCACTACTTCGACGATTAGCAACCTCACATATAATTGAAATTATATCGAAAGCAAAGCTGTGAAGGTTTTCACCTAGAGGTTTTGAATTTAACTGACCTATATAattgttcatatattttgGCGGCTGGAGTTGCTTTCCTTGTTGATTCAGAATCGATACTTTCCAACGATCAAGGACAGTGACTGCAGCATGCTCTATGTTCTGTAATACTGTCGACAAGCCTCCTTGTCTCTCAACAGAACCCAAACCACCACCCCAATTTAATACTCGGGATAGATCATTCCCGGTTCCAGCAGGCAGTATAGCAACTGCAGGAGGAGAAATAAAATTCTGTTTCTCTATGGCATCTAATACCCAACCAGCGGTGCCATCTCCACCACAAACAAGAACTCTAAAGTGAGGAACCTTCCTGAAGAGAAAAAGTCCCACTTCTGGTCCCTGCACTGAACTCAATTCAAATACCTGCAAGAAACGGCTCGCGTCAATAAACTTTAAAGACTACAGATTAAGAAAATGCATTGAAAATGTCCACAGAATCAGATTTAAGTCTGTGACGAGTTTTCAAGGCAGTATACTCTACCTGCACAGGATttagatgaagatgaagacgtTGACGAAGGGAATCACCTCGTTGAGCACCActctttttgttaataaaaacCAACAACGGTCTTGCATCTGAAGGCAAATCAGCTAGTTCATACTTAAGTTTCGACCTTAGTGCATGATATTCCTTCTGACCAAAAGACCCGGTTCTTTTAACACTCGGCTTCTTTTCCAGCTTGCCATTGCTGTCACTGTCCCCGTTAGAAGAATCCCCATTCATAACGCTGATAGAATTTTCCAGTACGGCATGAGCGCCATTAACAGTTGGACCTGTATCAGCTGTGCTTTCTGTGGATTCATCGCAATTGCTACCACTATTACCAGTGTCAGCTGAAGTTTCATTAGTTTGCTTGtattttttgctttgaatCCTGATACTGGCAAGGGCGGTAGATGCAAGTTCGTTAGCACCATGAGTGATTGAGCTCAGAAATCCTCCAGAGGGATTCCGCGTCAATTCCTTAACGTAGAGTGGGCACAATATTAACCTTCTAAGCGGGCCTAAATCACAAATGTCACCAGTTTCATTTGACATGTTACTGTGACAGTCAACGTGCACAAGACGTTGACACCACAAGCAGCACCATATAGGAGAACCCCCAAGAAAGGAGCTACTACATGACTCGTCACAGTAGCTACAAAACGAGGAGTCATCAGTCTGATCAGCCCCTTCTGTCCACCGCACTGCCCACTGGTGCACCACATGCTCAAATCCAACCATGGAGACACATTTGCAATCTTTTGGCGCACTTGAAGAACAGTTAAAATGTGCTGCTGCTCCACAGATTGTGCACCTGTGGAAAAAACTTTCTGAAGCTACAATTGCCTGAGATGGCGACATGGACTTCAAGCAAACACAACAGTTCAAGTTTTTCGCACGAGCTATAGGGTCGAGTTCCCAGCTATGTGGGGCAACAGGAACCTTATGTCGTGcctttggatttttctttgaccTGGCTATGGCTTTCGTCCAacttaaattaatatttcttcGCCATTGAAAAGCAGTGTAGGCGATGGTCAATATACCAACAAGGGCagcaacaaaacaagagaacaTTAAACCACGAGATTCAACCGTGTCAATAGGATTCTTGCTGGTCCAGCTAGGAAAGAACATCCCCAATTCTCCATCGTCGTCCATTTGTCTATGTTGCAACTCTACTACAAGTGTGAAAATCCCTGAAATCCGAGCCAATAAGAAGCCCCAAAAAGATTATTGTATTGGTCAGGTCCACACACAGATCATCAAAAATTCTTCCTCAAACtccatatcatcatcatccatcaAACCAGTTTATGCTCAGAAAAAGCGATATCGCAGAGGACAACAAACACAATTcaactaaagaaaaacaaactcttcttccctgacagtaagaaaaaaaaacatgtcatCCAACCGCATAACACGATAGAAACAATCGTTTTCATAAGAAACACTGCAGCCCAAATTACAAAGGCCCTGAAcaatgtaaacaaaaacaaatttactacaagaaaattaattgtttgGTCATTTTCTTCCTCGGATTCAGACTTCAATCAAACAATCGTAATCATGCTTGGACAACACATtcttaaaatcaaaatgaaacCTTGCTCTCAAGTTCCTAAGTTTGATACATATTGATGAAAACTTACTCTGCTCATTTCCAACAATACTATAAGaggcaaaacaaaacctttaaGCTTCGactttaataaacaaaaaaaaaaaaaaaactcgagcTCTAGTGAAAAATAAACTCAGATCACAAAGTTCCAAAAATCtcctattaaaaaaaaaggggcAAAAACTGCAGCTTTCTCTCTGTCCACGAAGATCCAATGTAAATTACaccaacaaataaataaaaaaactaacctgAAGAAGCGAGAGGGAGAAGTAGAAGAGATGATCAAATCAGAAGCCTAAGAGAGATCTAGAAAGCGACCCGAAAagcgaaagaagaagagaaacccACAATCGATGATGCACCAAGCACGAAGCTTTTTTACTCCAACGAAAATtcccaaatccaaaaattttgattttgaaaaagcaGAGATGCTCTCTCTTtcagttttcttataataattaaaatctttcGTTTGATTAATTCGATCGGACTATATACAATATGATTTGTGAAAGGAGAAAGATTCTGGGCGAAAAAGAGGGTTAATCTATCGTATCCGTTTTACACGGCTTGGCCACGTAGGATATATGAATCTCACAGTTCCTAGTTGCCACGTGCCCATACATTTTTTGTCGGCAAAGGGCCCAGGCCCATTACTTTCATGACACGGTTCCTAAATTACTTGTACTATGTGACATTGACCCaatcaaaacagaagaaaacatatagaATTATTCTTTTGGGATTTATTAATTCAATACACTAAAGGGAAAATGTCCAAATCTGGTTTTTGACATCCAAATGTTTTTGATTGTATGCTTTTGTCTAAAATAcatttggcaaaaaaaaaaggaaatgcGATTGTGATGTTGAtttaagtaacaaaaaaaagtgttgaTGTGTAAGACATGATTCTCTCTACCACTGCATTTAAtgttaagaaattttttttaaaaatgatatatatctacgcaaaaatattaatattttatatactaatattcTTTACGAGCAACCTGCAGATACATATTGATCAAATTCTTAACTTAATATGTAAATGTTGACTATAAATCTTATCCAAGTACTCCCCATCGACCATACGGCATTACTAGCAAGAAATCCTTTTGCAGCATGGGACTTTACTCTTTGAAGTATATGTCACTATATATTCTCCTATATATGCTCGATCCTTGGACTAAATCTGTGGTACTCGACCCGATCGATCTACTCCACTGCAGTTAAGTTCAAAAATACAACACCTAAACATGTgttttttgatgatattgGTAATTTACCTTGTATCACTTGGTACGGTGTTACCAATCTGCTTTTTTAGATCATACCTTTAGTAGATAACAAATATGAGAACTACATAATATGTATGGGAATCTTAAGTAATTGTTTATGATATGAACATCTTCAGTTTCGACTAAACTTTTGATTGCTACTAAATACGTATAGAACAAATCTTCTTAATTATATCTTATAACTACcgtttcttaattattacaaCAATATGTCATATGATCCAAGTCTAAACTATAAATGTCCCTTTGAAAACGGACACTTCAAGTACAGCTATATCACAAAAGATTTGGCAAATCTAAGTACACATTTAGATTTGGTAAATTTGTACAGAATCAGTGTGTTCCATTTCAACACCTAAAAATATAGTCacttttaaaaccaaaaataaagaaaaaaatagtcatATCACCGATGCTTAGCTTGATCATCATAAGCTTAGCTTGATCATCATAAGGTACTGAGCCTCACGGATCTCGAGGTTagaaataagaagagagaaaaaaaacaccaaatcgGACGGTTAACAAGTTACTGACAAAACGAAATTATGAACCTGAGAGAGTAGACACTAGTCTTCGGATCTTCTAGACTAAGATATCAAATCTGTTTGTTATtagaagataatatatataatgaaccaaacacaaaatcatTTCTGCTCTCCATAACTAGAACACCTCCAATGGCTTCTTCCGATGATCCAGCTCCGGAGAACAACCACGTCTCCGTCTTAGCTAGACAAGCTCGAAACCCACCGacacattttttctttcctcacAATCCTTCTCCTCGTACTTACTACTTCTCGGCGCCACCACAGATTTATTTCATCTCCGACATATATctccctcctcctccatcaATATGGGTGTATTATCCTCTTTGGTATattaaccctaaccctaatgTATATGAGTCTACACAAGAACTTCCTCAACGTTACTCTCCAAACCCTAGCCAAGAGATGACTCTTCCACCGACTAGTAGTAGAAGAGTTTTTGGCCGGAGAAGTTACGAACTATGTGAGAAGGTGACATGGAGGACAAGTATCAAGCCGGAAGTTGAATCCAACGGTGATCACATCACAACCGTCATGCTTCGCAATATACCGAACCGATACACGTGCGTATATAATTCCTTCATTTTAAATTCATAACCACTAGATTATACAGTATATGTTAGTATTTAAACAAGGtgtgatttaatttatttattttgttgtggtGGTGAAATGATGAGGCATATATTGAAGCTAATGATTAACAATATTTGCaggagagagatgatgattcAGTTCATGGATAAGCATTGCGAAGAAGCCAATAAAAGTGGGAAAAATGAAGAGTTTACAATCTCTgcttatgattttatttaccTTCCGATAGACTTTAGGTaagttttaatctttattattattcgtTAATTAGTTTCAtctttgtttatatacaaCGAAATGATGctatatatacaaatcatAATCGATAATCATTGAATATCTGCatgttacaacttacaaatttttattttgtgcaTTAATGTATTTgtaatataagtatatataacaATGTTACTATTCATCTTGATATTATTAACTTgatcatatataaattaccTAAATGAATTAAACAGGACTACAATGAACAAAGGGTATGCTTTCGTGAACTTCACAAATGCAAAAGCAGTGTCCAAGTTTAAGGCTGCTTGCAACAACAAGCCGTGGTGCCATTTCTACtcaaaaaaagaacttgagaTTACTTATGCTAGAATTCAGGCTAGTTCCACtcctttacatatatatatacacatctTTGATCTGTGTATCTTATCTTATTCAATCTTATTGTAACACTTGTCGGGGAAAACAACAATACTTTTGTGTAGGGCAAAGATGAGCTGGTGAAACGTTTCCAGCATATGACATATCCGGAGGAGGCCTACAGTGCGGTATGTTTCAGCCCAGCTCGTAGCGGAGGGAAAGATACAGTTCAAACCACAATGGTCGGTAAATGCAATGAACCAGTGTGCTCGGTTTAGTCTTTCCATATATGTAATTAGGATTATGAATAATAAAAGTGTATGCGATGGTGAACATGGGTCTAggatggaaaagaaaagactcaGACACCGAACCAAATCCAAGTAAAATTCTGAAATGtttagttttggatttggtttttgatgtGTGTGAGTTTTGACTTTTCATAATTAGTGTTATGTTTAAGCGTCTACTACTCTACCTGTTTCTCtgatctatatataattttctatgtTGTTGAACTGTTGTCTGGCgatgtttatatacaaaaatatagctatggttttctctttttttttttttgttaatgattattctgatattcaaaaatttggttgaaagttcttttttttggtgaaaatcAAGTCATACTTCATTCCAGTTatagagaagacaaaaaaatctttctacAATGAGGATTGTTTTTGCaccaattaattttttaaaggAAGTAAGCCACGAACTCTTAGCTTAGAAGGTGATCGCATGAAAAACTAGctaacaacataaaaaaaaaaaaaaatgagttggCCAAATATCGCCGGTGGATATTATTAGACTACGTTTTCTTGTCAACGGTGGATATTTTAGATATAAGACTTTTTGGAACGTACCAAAAAGTTTCTCTTATTCCTTTGAACTCGCATTATGTTACAAAATATAACTAGAGAATCTTGCATAGAAAGGTTTGCGGTTTTGTCACTATTTTGTATGTGTACTACTGTACTGTACATTGAACTGTTGTGATCTTTTCAATCATGTAAAAACCTACTATAGACCTTAGCCTATTCTGGCGTTACCTTTACACATTCCAGTTTTTATTGAGCCGAAACCATCATTGTTAGTTTGGGTGACGATAGATTCTGCAGTACCTTGACACAAATCTTCGTTTCTTGGGGAATGGAGCGACAAGTGTGACGTAGATGTGCATCGTAGGCTCCTACAAATAATGACCAAAAAGGCCTTTTTCCATCAAcaattgcttctttttcttttctctctttttttgccACTTTTTTCCCCACTATGGTCATGAGTCATGACCGGCTTCACATAAACGATGTTGAATCAAATAGCTTTTTGGGCGGGGACTGAGTGGAATTAAAGATGATGGATTCAGTTAGGGTTTTGAGGTAGTTCTTGGCCCATAATATGGCCcaatatatgaattttgacttttttcgAATTATCGTTGAAGTTCATCTCTTAACAATAATAAGCAACAACTTTATGAGATAATGAATTATTGCAATACAATGATGTAGAAACGGACCAATACAGTGTCGTGTTTGACGTTTAGGTGGGTTTGGTTATAATTGTCTTATCACTGGCCCAcactacaacaacaactctcGTCTAAAACCAAACCCTCTGACATGGAAAGAGAGTTTTGATCTACGAGCCAATTGCTTTGGACCCGAGCCTCGTATTTGCCTCCGGACCCGAACCTCTGTTTGGCTCCTCCGCTCGCCGTTGAAAAATTTCCGCACTGATATCGATCACTTTATCTCTctcccttctctctctctttctcttcttctcctggTTTCGTTAATTCTTGAattcgaaaaccctaaacaacTTGTTCCTAGAAATTGAGCAAGCAAAGGAAAGctttttttcatcttcaggTTTCCATTTGTTGTAAAGCTAAACGTGACACAAGTGTGTAAGTTCACATCTCTGTTTCCCTCTGtggaaaccctaattcttgCTATATATCctaaaaagaaatgatttttttttttacccaaTTATTGTACCGTGTCGATAGGTAGTGTTATTGTTTGAGGTTGAATTCTCGGTTACTGTAATGTTCATGTTATTATTAACCATAGCTTCGATTTGCAGTGAGATTGTGTTTGCGGCAATTTTGATCTCAAGTGTGTTCTCGAGTTTTCCAATCaaattctgtatttttttcGAAATTAGCTTAATTTTCAGCTGCCATAAGAGTGTTTATAGCTGTGAAATCGGAAATTTTCAGctggtttttgtttaatgaaGTTGATGCTGTTTACTGAAATGAGCTCTCCAAGTTTACTTGATTAGGTGTTAAGAGTTTCTGATGTTGACTGGAACTTAGGCGTCAGTGTACCCTAAGTTCCAATCTAAGGAAACAATGCTTATTCTGTTTCCTTGTACCATGTGGGCTCTGCATCAATTCTCTAGTGTCTCACTTTGCTGCCCtgtggtttttgtttcctctttgcAGAAACAACACTTGTATTGGCTTTCTTCTGTctagtgtttttgtttcacttgTTGTGTTCAACTCTAAATTTTGCAGtatctgttttgtttgtttagcaGGAGAACCTATGAGTATTCAAAGCATGCCAATTGGAGGTAGCTCATGAATTCTGGGGAAAGAGGTGTTTATATGTTCCCTTTTTTCTTACACATTCGGAATTTAGATCAACGAAGGCGCAATGTTGAActtgtttctgtgtttttttcaaaGGCTCagataattacaaataatttaGAGGAGCTGAATCTATGCCTGGAAACGAATTTGGGGAGAAGATCCACAATTTTTTTGGACAAGAAGGCCTATCCCAAGACCAGCAACATCAGTCTCAGGTTGTTGACAGAAGCTGGTCCAGTTTTAATAATGGTCTAGTCGGTAACCAGAGGCAGATTGACCCATCCCTCATTGCCAATCTGAAGAGTTATAACACACAACAATCTGGTACTGATTTTGTCTCCTTTTGACACTGAATTCCACAACTTGCAATCATTAATAGCTACATATATTGCTAGTTTTCTAAAtggagcttttttttttttcttatgtcaGTTGATCATGAGAGAGGTCATCAATCTTCAAATTCACAGCATGGTTTAAACTATACTCAGCAGCCTATAAGGTCCGAGTTCTCAAGAAGTTTATTGCAAGAACACCAGCAACTCCCAAATGGTTACATGCATGGGAACCTTGGGTTGCAGACAATGCCGAATGGGGCAAATGTTTTGGGAGGTGATGTAGAATCTAGTAGGGATAAGTTATCAGCAAGGGGATTTACTCCAGAACTTCATAATGTTCCTATGAGGCTTGAGATGGGAGAATCTCCGGTTAATTATGATTTCTTTGGTGGtcaacaacaatcaaacaCACAGCTCTCTGGCATGCTCCAGCCTTTGCCAAGGCAGCAGATGACATTCAATGATATGCAACTACTGAAGCAGCAAGTTATGGTTAAGCAAATGCATGAATATCAAAtgcaacaacaacttcaaaagcAACAGCTAGAGGCCAGGCAGCTCAATTCTTTGAATAGAAATGCAGTCAATGGAAGTTGCGCAAGTGATACCCAATCACGTATGATTAATGGCATCCCTCTTCAGAATGCGTCTAGTAACTGGTTTCAGCCAGATCTCATGACAGGAAATACAAACTGGATGCATCGCGGCATCTCACCAGCTGTTCAAGGTTCATCCAGTGGGCTCATGATTACCCCTGAGCATGGGCAGTCGAACTTAATGGCTCAACAGTTTGGACCTTCCTTGTACGGTATGCCTGTTAGTGGGACAAATGCACCTCAAAATGCTTTTTCTTCCGTTCAGATGAACAGATTAGCTGCACCGCATGGTTCTGCAAACAGGAGTTACTCTCTGACCAATCAGCCAACTTCATTTCTTAACCAAGGTGATGTTCAGGATAGTCAAATGCACCCTCGATCCACATACCAGGAGAAAGCGTTGTTCTCCCAGACATCAGTGCCAGATTCAAATAATAGGcccaattttgaaaatttccagCAAGATGATTCCCGTGAGAGGAACATTTCAGCGCAGGATAAATTTTGTCAGATGGAGGATTCTGGTCCAGCAGAAAAATCATTTATGAAAGTGCCTGAAAATATGAATGCATTGCAGAAGTCGTCAGCATTAGATCCTACTgaagaaaagattttgtttggttctgATGACAATTTGTGGGATGCATTTGGAAGCAGCACTGATATGAGCTTGCAAGGAAATCTTATGTCCAGTAATTCTGACCTATTCGATGCATGCCCCTCTTTGCAAAGTGGGAGTTGGAGTGCCCTTATGCAATCTGCTGTAGCAGAAACAACCAGCGATGACGCCGGTGTACATGGATGGGTTAACAGCAATACTGTCCCACATGCGAATTTGCACACTGATAGTAGAGCCCAGGATTTGGGTGCAAAGGCTTCAAATCCACTAAGTGAGAGATTCCACAGTGATTCCACTGGGGCAGCTGTTCAACATTTGCCTGACAAGGTAAATAAAGTTTCAGATCATGGCCTGTTTGAGAAGCCTATGGCTCAACTTAGTCAAATGGCTGGTAATATAATTCATTCTTCAAGTATTGATGAACAGAATAATTTGTGTTCTATTCGACAGAATGAGGGCATTGAAGATAGATTTGGTATTTGGAAGGCTGCTTCCAATCCAAATGTAGCTGCTCTGATTGAACAGAAGAATCATTTCACACAAAATCCACAAAGGGCAAGCTATGGATTTGGAATAGCCAGTGCAGGAAACGATTCTAGTGCTTCTCGGGATGTCCAGGGCAATATCCAACAGCATTTGGATAATAACTCTGTGGAGAAGGCTATCCCTCAACTGAAATCGAGAGACGGCAGTCAGATTCTTGAGTCATATGCGAGGAATAATGCTGGAACAAATGAAATGGTAAATGCCCGCGATTTTTCTATGTTGCCTGGTGGAAAAGAGACACAATCTGGTCATGTCGGTAGTAGGCCCTCGACAAGTCGCAAATTTCAGTATCATCCCATGGGTAATATTGATGTCACTAATGAATCTTGTCAAGAAAAAGTTTCTCATTTGCCAACCACATTGGAGCAGGTTCCTGTCGGAAACCAAGGGTATTTTGGGCAATCAAAGTTTCT includes:
- the DGK1 gene encoding diacylglycerol kinase1 codes for the protein MDDDGELGMFFPSWTSKNPIDTVESRGLMFSCFVAALVGILTIAYTAFQWRRNINLSWTKAIARSKKNPKARHKVPVAPHSWELDPIARAKNLNCCVCLKSMSPSQAIVASESFFHRCTICGAAAHFNCSSSAPKDCKCVSMVGFEHVVHQWAVRWTEGADQTDDSSFCSYCDESCSSSFLGGSPIWCCLWCQRLVHVDCHSNMSNETGDICDLGPLRRLILCPLYVKELTRNPSGGFLSSITHGANELASTALASIRIQSKKYKQTNETSADTGNSGSNCDESTESTADTGPTVNGAHAVLENSISVMNGDSSNGDSDSNGKLEKKPSVKRTGSFGQKEYHALRSKLKYELADLPSDARPLLVFINKKSGAQRGDSLRQRLHLHLNPVQVFELSSVQGPEVGLFLFRKVPHFRVLVCGGDGTAGWVLDAIEKQNFISPPAVAILPAGTGNDLSRVLNWGGGLGSVERQGGLSTVLQNIEHAAVTVLDRWKVSILNQQGKQLQPPKYMNNYIGVGCDAKVALEIHNLREENPERFYSQFMNKVLYAREGARSIMDRTFEDFPWQVRVEVDGVDIEVPEDAEGILVANIGSYMGGVDLWQNEDETYENFDPQSMHDKIVEVVSISGTWHLGKLQVGLSRARRLAQGSAVKIQLCAPLPVQIDGEPWNQQPCTLTISHHGQAFMLKRAAEEPLGHAAAIITDVLENAETNQVINASQKRTLLQEMALRLT
- the DGK1 gene encoding diacylglycerol kinase1, whose protein sequence is MDDDGELGMFFPSWTSKNPIDTVESRGLMFSCFVAALVGILTIAYTAFQWRRNINLSWTKAIARSKKNPKARHKVPVAPHSWELDPIARAKNLNCCVCLKSMSPSQAIVASESFFHRCTICGAAAHFNCSSSAPKDCKCVSMVGFEHVVHQWAVRWTEGADQTDDSSFCSYCDESCSSSFLGGSPIWCCLWCQRLVHVDCHSNMSNETGDICDLGPLRRLILCPLYVKELTRNPSGGFLSSITHGANELASTALASIRIQSKKYKQTNETSADTGNSGSNCDESTESTADTGPTVNGAHAVLENSISVMNGDSSNGDSDSNGKLEKKPSVKRTGSFGQKEYHALRSKLKYELADLPSDARPLLVFINKKSGAQRGDSLRQRLHLHLNPVQVFELSSVQGPEVGLFLFRKVPHFRVLVCGGDGTAGWVLDAIEKQNFISPPAVAILPAGTGNDLSRVLNWGGGLGSVERQGGLSTVLQNIEHAAVTVLDRWKVSILNQQGKQLQPPKYMNNYIGVGCDAKVALEIHNLREENPERFYSQFMNKVLYAREGARSIMDRTFEDFPWQVRVEVDGVDIEVPEDAEGILVANIGSYMGGVDLWQNEDETYENFDPQSMHDKIVEVVSISGTWHLGKLQVGLSRARRLAQGSAVKIQLCAPLPVQIDGEPWNQQPCTLTISHHGQVLLSISLT